Part of the Trichoplusia ni isolate ovarian cell line Hi5 chromosome 9 unlocalized genomic scaffold, tn1 tig00003602_group8, whole genome shotgun sequence genome is shown below.
AATTTTTGTTGTAGGAAGCAAATCTGTAGTAAGTAACCAACTAtaccaactagctgttgcttacGGGTCCGTCCGatacaaatctaaaatgaaCCCActctttttattcaaaaataaacacaaataatttgtcGGATGGACAAGACCGATGTTGTATTCCTTTTGTGTAAGTTAGGAAATGTAATCCAACCCCATTTcatgtgatacagcctggtgacagatggacggacaggCGGACAAACAACTGAGCCTCAGAACCCAATTGGCTTtagtttttaccttttgggtaaaCCCTAAAAGTACCTAATAACTAAGAAATTAATCTGTCTTTCAGGGAAAATCTACGCTGCTTTATTCTTTTTTGGAAAAGAATGACCCTCCTCGTGAAACTCTAGTGGTAGAATACTCGTTTGGAAGAAAATCTAATCAAAAACAAGGAATTGATAAAATCTTGTGTCATATTTGGGAATATGGTGGAAAATTGGaaactttgaataatattttgttgtctACGCCGATACgcggaaaatattatttctgcgTTATTGTAGacttatctaaaataaaatgtatctgGGAAACTTTAGACACCTGTACTCGTGCCATGAACGATGTCTATTCAACATCACCAGACCATCCTGAGTTGATCATAATTGGCGGAAAATATGACATCTTTAAAAATTATGGTAAGCTTGAGCCGTTTGCGCCAAAATAAGCTTATGCGCTAAAGCGCAGCTGAGTTGAGCAGCTGAGCAGCTGGTTCTAAAGAACTAGctgcttattttaaatttcgttaaaTTTTTAATACTCATGGAGTCTACTGTGTCGTGATCAGCTTCCCTTCCGCAAATGATACAATCTTACTATAATGGGTGATGTTAGTGGCCCACCTTGCAGAAAATCTTttgtataagtaggtataacattataatgggtattatattataataggtattataGGATATTTGACTGACCTTATAAGACATTATGCctatcaattgtctagtactcataatacaggctttgcttagtttgagactagatggcgttgtgtgaaagttgtggaatattattattaggcaCTCCTCTCCTTGTTACTGGCTAGAAAGCTAGAATAGGATCACTCTTTTCATTAATCTATTTAACATGACGAAAACTATAATAGGGTCTTAAAATAtccttaaattttaaaagtaactgaAGAAAGTCTGCGAAAAAGTAAAggaagtaaacattttttatcaaatgattttatttttcagacagtgaaataaagaaaatgatctGTACAACTCTAAGAAGCATAGCACTGCTTCATAAAGCTCACATGTTATTCTATTCATCTAAAGAACCGCAACTTCTAAGACGAGCGAAAGATATGTTGTACAATATAAGCTTTGGGAACTCTGTTCCAGTCAAAGAGAAGAATACAAACTACACAAAGCCGTTATTCATTCCTAAAGGTTCAGATACTTGGGAAAGCATTGGGGTCCCACCTTCTACTCTGGAGCAAGTGAGTTCATAAGTAATTTTTTACACAAAGGGCACTCACTACATTGCATGGGTAAACTACTTGCGCCACCTTACTCACCTTGTACCtaacttttaaaacatacttcattaaagtttaaattaaaattaaaattatgaatatctATTGACCTacctttttcacattttcaggTAAAAAATCGCCATATTACTCGAATACCTCCAGCTCCAGCCACGAGTGAAACAAATTCCTCAACGTTAGCGCAGCTCCATGTCCACCCTGAACCTAGTCTTGATTCGCTGATAGCTCTCAAATACGCTGAACTACGCAATATGGAATCACTAGATATTCCAGTAGAATACTTACTATCaataagcaaataaaatgtataatatcatttgaatattttgaatattataataaataaataaataaataataaataaatgcggacaacatcacatacattgttctgaacccaaagtaagttgctaaagcacttgtggtatggaattcagatacaacgaaggtaccacaaacacccagacccgagacaatgtagaaatgtgattttttacattgacccgaccggggatccaacccgggacctcagagctagcgacacctgtaaaccggtgcgtacgccactcgaccacggaggtcgtctttatatgtataatatacatataaagttcttttttatatctacgcctttcattaattattaaatgatgtaacggtttacttacgcgtatttatcgggagtgcccgactagcttcggacccaaccggagtccttaatcatgagctgacgcggcaggaTGTCCTTAGAACATTTACGATCTCTAGACCTTATTCAGTAGGCATGCTAAATTGTAGTTTTATACTAAAGGTGCTTATttagtaaatgtaaataaaataaatgttatacgGTTTAGgtgcttttaatttatattaagccATAGTTAGGTCGTAACATTTTTTCTAGCTCTTAATCTTGCGTCCAAAGAGTGTAACGCATGTTGTGAAGCTTCATTCTTCGAATCTATTGCGAGACTTACTTGAAGACACCGATAAGCTAAGGTTACGTCGCCCGTTGACtgcaaaaaaatcacaaaaaaattaaacgatTAGGCAGTCGCTAATCTTAAACATATAACAAAGTCTACGAATACAATAGTTTGGTTTTCAAGACTTACCAGAGCTACGTGGGACAGATTAAACCAAATATTTGAACGTATTTCAGGGTCGGCAGAAAAGTACAGAGCTTGTCGAAAACAGGGTAATGTCAAATCCCATTGATTACAATACAAACAACATAATCCTAAATTG
Proteins encoded:
- the LOC113506321 gene encoding cytoplasmic dynein 2 light intermediate chain 1-like, whose amino-acid sequence is MLSIPEIASQLIEKSQNDDNDSSSRTIFVVGSKSVGKSTLLYSFLEKNDPPRETLVVEYSFGRKSNQKQGIDKILCHIWEYGGKLETLNNILLSTPIRGKYYFCVIVDLSKIKCIWETLDTCTRAMNDVYSTSPDHPELIIIGGKYDIFKNYDSEIKKMICTTLRSIALLHKAHMLFYSSKEPQLLRRAKDMLYNISFGNSVPVKEKNTNYTKPLFIPKGSDTWESIGVPPSTLEQVKNRHITRIPPAPATSETNSSTLAQLHVHPEPSLDSLIALKYAELRNMESLDIPVEYLLSISK